From the Streptomyces sp. Tu 2975 genome, one window contains:
- a CDS encoding alpha/beta fold hydrolase, producing the protein MRVLPPFPVTLAVKWPAALLRATVLELAILAGHLLLYPTGLTPERRPRPRPRTGAEDGARADTGAARRLAGTPDTVPTVLLHGFVDNRSVFVLLRRALARQGSHHVECLNYSPLTCDVRAAADLLGRHVEEICARTGHPEIDIVGHSLGGLIARYYVQRLGGDHRVRTLVTLGTPHSGTTVAPLASAHPIVRQMRPGSPVIEELRMPAPGCRTRFVSFWSDLDRIMSPVETARIDHPDLLVQNVQVSGIGHLALPVHPAVADGIREALESGASEAGSSSGAASVA; encoded by the coding sequence ATGAGGGTCCTGCCTCCCTTCCCCGTGACGCTGGCGGTGAAGTGGCCCGCCGCGCTGCTGCGCGCCACCGTTCTGGAGCTCGCGATCCTGGCGGGGCATCTGCTCCTCTACCCGACCGGCCTCACTCCGGAGCGCCGCCCCCGCCCACGCCCCCGCACGGGAGCCGAGGACGGCGCCCGTGCGGACACCGGGGCCGCGCGCCGCCTGGCGGGCACGCCGGACACCGTCCCCACCGTCCTGCTCCATGGCTTCGTCGACAACCGTTCGGTGTTCGTACTGCTCCGCCGCGCCCTCGCCCGGCAGGGCTCGCACCATGTCGAGTGCCTCAACTATTCGCCGCTCACCTGCGACGTCCGCGCCGCCGCCGATCTGCTCGGCCGGCATGTCGAGGAGATCTGCGCCCGCACCGGCCACCCCGAGATCGACATCGTCGGGCACAGTCTGGGCGGCCTGATCGCCCGCTATTACGTCCAGCGCCTGGGCGGCGACCACCGCGTCCGTACCCTGGTCACCCTCGGCACCCCGCACTCGGGCACGACCGTCGCCCCGCTCGCGAGCGCCCACCCGATCGTGCGGCAGATGCGGCCCGGGTCGCCGGTGATCGAGGAGCTGCGCATGCCCGCGCCAGGCTGCCGGACCCGGTTCGTCAGCTTCTGGAGCGATCTGGACAGGATCATGTCGCCGGTCGAGACGGCCCGCATCGACCATCCGGACCTTCTCGTACAGAACGTGCAGGTGAGCGGAATCGGCCATCTCGCACTGCCTGTTCACCCCGCCGTCGCCGACGGCATCCGCGAAGCCCTCGAGTCGGGCGCGTCGGAAGCGGGCTCTTCTTCGGGGGCCGCGTCCGTCGCTTGA
- a CDS encoding M23 family metallopeptidase, which translates to MNDQHTNAGYGGYATGSFDSDPLFGAMPGSYEAGHSGQYDASQWNAGGDGSTGHDAYATAQQAQQPPYDAQYEQQQYVQYDTTGQWDASAWNEAGGTGQYETAAAAFAYDTTGQWAPGTFDSGAYDATAWNSATATPEGLVPQQFVPEQEFTPQAEYETYETYGQYGAGDAYESVPAYETGEAYETGTGYEAGEAYGYTFEASQDAEPEAVEADAETGYEAEYGTETDADPDAPQSDDVPDHDALTRTMTAVPPVPATPVSPRPVRRSGGSRGRRRTPAKRSALLTVAVPSACVMGVAGIAAASVSGLGGDSGTKDDTSTVAATDPASVQPVAANNAMDTQLAALSADARDFGDRASRTQERIDLKARQAAEKKKREEEAARREALRPKFVLPVKQDGLSAYYGQSGVNWMSLHSGIDFPVQYGTEVMAATDGTVRTQWNSAYGNMAIVTAADGTETWYCHLSSTKIRSGYVKAGDVIAYSGNSGNSTGPHLHFEVRPGGGAAIDPLPWLRSHGLDPA; encoded by the coding sequence GTGAACGACCAGCACACCAACGCCGGGTACGGCGGGTACGCCACCGGCAGCTTCGACTCCGACCCGCTCTTCGGCGCCATGCCGGGCAGTTACGAAGCGGGCCACAGCGGCCAGTACGACGCGTCCCAGTGGAACGCCGGCGGCGACGGAAGCACCGGGCACGACGCCTATGCGACGGCCCAGCAGGCCCAACAGCCCCCGTACGACGCGCAGTACGAGCAGCAGCAGTACGTGCAGTACGACACCACCGGCCAGTGGGACGCGAGCGCCTGGAACGAGGCGGGCGGCACCGGCCAGTACGAGACGGCCGCGGCGGCCTTCGCCTACGACACGACCGGCCAATGGGCGCCCGGCACCTTCGACAGCGGCGCCTACGACGCCACGGCCTGGAACTCCGCGACCGCCACGCCCGAGGGGCTCGTCCCGCAACAGTTCGTGCCGGAGCAGGAGTTCACCCCGCAGGCCGAGTACGAGACGTACGAGACCTACGGCCAGTACGGGGCGGGCGACGCCTACGAGTCGGTCCCGGCGTACGAGACCGGCGAAGCGTACGAGACCGGCACGGGGTACGAAGCAGGCGAGGCGTACGGCTACACCTTCGAGGCCTCTCAGGACGCCGAGCCCGAGGCGGTGGAGGCGGACGCCGAAACCGGATACGAGGCGGAGTACGGCACTGAGACCGACGCCGACCCGGACGCTCCGCAGAGCGACGACGTTCCGGATCACGACGCGCTGACCCGGACCATGACCGCCGTGCCGCCGGTGCCCGCCACACCCGTCTCTCCCCGCCCGGTCCGCCGCTCCGGCGGCAGCCGCGGCCGCCGCCGCACCCCCGCCAAGCGCTCGGCGCTCCTCACCGTCGCCGTTCCCTCCGCCTGCGTCATGGGCGTCGCCGGCATCGCCGCCGCGTCCGTCAGCGGTCTCGGCGGCGACAGCGGGACCAAGGACGACACGAGCACCGTGGCGGCCACCGACCCCGCCTCCGTGCAGCCGGTCGCCGCCAACAACGCCATGGACACGCAGCTCGCCGCGCTCAGCGCCGACGCCCGTGACTTCGGGGACCGGGCCTCCCGCACCCAGGAACGCATCGACCTCAAGGCGCGTCAGGCGGCGGAGAAGAAGAAGCGCGAGGAAGAGGCAGCCCGCCGCGAGGCCCTCCGCCCCAAGTTCGTGCTGCCGGTGAAGCAGGACGGACTCAGCGCGTACTACGGCCAGTCCGGCGTCAACTGGATGTCCCTGCACAGCGGTATCGACTTCCCCGTCCAGTACGGCACCGAGGTCATGGCCGCGACGGACGGCACCGTCCGCACCCAGTGGAACAGCGCTTACGGCAACATGGCCATCGTGACCGCGGCCGACGGTACGGAGACCTGGTACTGCCACCTGAGCAGCACCAAGATCCGCAGCGGCTACGTCAAGGCCGGTGACGTCATCGCCTATTCGGGCAATTCGGGCAACTCCACCGGACCGCACCTCCACTTCGAGGTCCGGCCCGGCGGCGGCGCGGCCATAGACCCGCTGCCGTGGCTGCGCAGCCACGGCCTCGACCCCGCGTAG